The [Flavobacterium] thermophilum genome has a segment encoding these proteins:
- the yycG_4 gene encoding Sensor histidine kinase YycG, with product MKKVGPFRSIRFKFVIIYVLLTLVAMQIIGVYFVRKLETELVQNFKNSLNERVTLLAYNVEQAMNRERDEKSPTLEEDIRSLLHDFVSQDISEVRVIDAKGKVLATSNPYMQNIVGKRTTEIYVKRSLVTGETVDRMMLDSRTGHRMYISSTPIKTSGEVKGVIYVIASMENVFSQMRQINMILATGTGIALAITAVLGIFLSRTITRPISDMRRQALAMTRGDFSRKVKVYGYDEIGQLAMTFNNLTKKLQEAQATTEGERRKLESVLTHMTDGVIATDRRGRVILINDAALNILNVSRETVLSSSIVDVLGIADQYTFETLLEERDSLILDFSTDEELYILRASLSVIQKEGGFVNGLIVVLHDITEQEKIDRERRQFVANVSHELRTPLTTMKSYLEALADGAWQDKDIAPRFIHVVQNETDRMIRLVNDLLHLSKLDSKDYKLKKTWINFSAYFHKVIDRFELTKSDNIRFVRKIPRQAIFIEVDEDKITQVLDNIISNALKYSPQGGTITFRVRELADEIIVSVSDEGVGIPKADLAKIFERFYRVDKARSRKLGGTGLGLAIAKEVVLAHGGTIWAESKEHKGTTIYFTLPLEREQKDDWYDV from the coding sequence ATGAAAAAAGTAGGGCCATTTCGTTCGATCCGCTTTAAGTTTGTTATTATTTATGTGCTGCTCACTCTTGTCGCTATGCAAATCATCGGCGTGTATTTTGTCCGTAAGTTGGAAACGGAGCTTGTGCAAAATTTCAAAAACTCACTGAACGAACGGGTGACGCTGCTCGCCTACAACGTCGAGCAGGCAATGAATCGGGAGCGCGATGAAAAAAGCCCGACATTGGAAGAAGACATCCGTTCGCTTCTTCATGATTTCGTTTCCCAAGATATTTCCGAAGTGCGCGTCATTGATGCCAAAGGGAAGGTGTTGGCGACGTCGAATCCGTATATGCAAAACATCGTCGGGAAGCGGACGACGGAGATTTACGTGAAGCGTTCGCTCGTCACCGGCGAAACTGTCGACCGGATGATGCTTGATTCAAGGACAGGCCATCGCATGTACATTTCCTCGACTCCGATTAAGACGAGCGGGGAAGTCAAAGGGGTCATTTACGTTATTGCCTCAATGGAAAACGTCTTTTCGCAAATGCGGCAAATCAACATGATTTTGGCGACTGGGACGGGGATCGCGCTCGCCATTACCGCCGTGCTCGGCATTTTTTTGTCGCGCACCATCACCCGGCCGATTTCCGATATGCGCCGGCAAGCGCTGGCGATGACAAGGGGCGATTTTTCCCGCAAAGTCAAAGTGTACGGCTACGATGAAATCGGCCAGCTGGCGATGACCTTTAACAACTTGACGAAAAAACTGCAGGAAGCGCAGGCGACAACGGAAGGCGAACGGCGCAAGCTTGAGTCGGTGTTGACGCACATGACCGATGGCGTGATCGCGACCGACCGCCGCGGCCGCGTCATTCTCATTAATGATGCGGCGTTAAACATTTTGAATGTTTCACGTGAAACAGTGCTGTCGAGTTCGATCGTCGACGTGCTCGGCATCGCTGACCAATATACGTTTGAAACGCTGCTCGAGGAACGCGACTCACTCATTTTGGATTTCAGCACCGATGAGGAATTGTACATTTTGCGGGCGTCACTATCGGTCATTCAAAAAGAGGGTGGGTTTGTCAACGGGCTGATTGTCGTTTTGCACGACATCACCGAGCAAGAAAAAATCGACCGCGAGCGGCGGCAGTTCGTCGCCAATGTCTCGCATGAGCTGCGCACGCCCTTGACGACAATGAAAAGCTATTTAGAGGCATTGGCGGATGGCGCCTGGCAAGATAAAGACATTGCGCCAAGGTTTATTCACGTCGTCCAAAACGAAACAGACCGGATGATCCGGCTTGTCAACGACTTGCTTCATCTGTCGAAGCTCGACAGCAAAGATTACAAGCTGAAAAAGACATGGATCAATTTTTCGGCTTATTTTCATAAAGTGATTGACCGGTTTGAACTGACAAAAAGCGATAATATCCGGTTCGTTCGCAAAATTCCGCGCCAGGCGATTTTCATCGAAGTGGATGAGGACAAAATCACACAAGTATTGGACAACATCATTTCCAATGCGTTGAAATACTCTCCGCAAGGCGGGACGATCACGTTCCGCGTCCGCGAGCTGGCCGACGAGATCATTGTCAGCGTCAGCGACGAAGGGGTCGGCATCCCGAAGGCCGATTTGGCGAAAATTTTTGAGCGTTTTTACCGGGTCGATAAGGCGCGGTCGCGCAAATTGGGCGGCACCGGCCTCGGACTGGCCATTGCCAAAGAAGTCGTGCTCGCCCATGGCGGGACGATTTGGGCGGAAAGCAAAGAACATAAAGGGACGACGATTTATTTTACGCTGCCGCTAGAACGGGAGCAAAAGGATGACTGGTACGATGTATGA
- a CDS encoding putative bifunctional signaling protein/50S ribosomal protein L9 yields MSHFYERKAYRYPSYALAALAVLMAAGLFYFHWLLGLIGFLTVGFTLYYVIWSQRSLYQELGQYISNLSYRVKKVGEEALMQMPIGIMLIDEEGKIEWSNRFLASCFKEQTLVGRALAELSEPLAAFVKKGKADEEIMELNGKQLKVIVRRHERLLYFFDVTEHMELKRQYEAERLALAIIFLDNYDEITQGMDDQAKSQLNSLVTSVLNRWANDYGIFLKRTSSDRFIAVLNEHILTRLEKSKFSILDEVREQTAKHQAQLTLSIGIGAGVSPLPELGTLAQSSLDLALGRGGDQVAIKHGNGKVKFYGGKTNPMEKRTRVRARVISHALRELIAESDRVLIMGHKYPDMDALGAAIGILKVVQSNQKEGFIVVDQAKTDAGAQRLLEEMRKHADLWSRCIKPEQALELVTEDTLLIVVDTHRPSLVIEERLLYRTDHIVVIDHHRRGEEFIEAPILVYMEPYASSTSELVTELLEYQPKRVKLSMLEATALLAGIVVDTKSFTLRTGSRTFDAASYLRAQGADTVLVQKLLRESVTNYVRRAKLIERTVIDEHGIAIAKGGENEVHDQVLIAQTADTLLTLSGVAASFVISKRADGTVGISARSLGDINVQVIMEKLGGGGHLTNAAAQLSEVTVGEAERQLREAIHDYFEGGKPS; encoded by the coding sequence ATGTCCCATTTTTACGAGAGGAAAGCATACCGCTATCCGTCCTATGCGTTAGCCGCCTTGGCGGTGCTCATGGCGGCCGGCCTGTTTTATTTCCACTGGCTGCTTGGGCTGATCGGCTTTCTCACCGTTGGGTTTACGCTTTATTATGTCATTTGGTCACAGCGCTCTTTGTATCAAGAGCTGGGGCAATATATTTCCAACCTGTCGTATCGGGTGAAGAAAGTCGGCGAGGAAGCGCTTATGCAGATGCCGATCGGCATCATGCTCATCGATGAGGAAGGGAAAATCGAATGGTCGAACCGGTTTTTAGCCTCCTGCTTTAAGGAACAGACGTTGGTTGGCCGCGCGCTTGCCGAGCTGTCCGAACCGTTGGCCGCTTTCGTCAAAAAAGGAAAGGCGGACGAGGAGATTATGGAACTGAACGGAAAACAGCTAAAAGTCATCGTCCGCCGCCACGAACGACTTCTTTACTTTTTCGATGTCACGGAGCATATGGAGCTGAAACGGCAATATGAGGCAGAGCGGTTGGCGCTGGCGATCATTTTTCTTGACAATTATGATGAAATTACGCAAGGGATGGACGATCAAGCGAAAAGCCAATTGAACAGCCTTGTAACCTCTGTGTTGAACCGATGGGCGAACGATTACGGCATCTTTTTAAAGCGAACGTCGTCGGATCGATTCATTGCCGTATTGAATGAGCACATATTGACCCGGTTGGAAAAAAGCAAATTTTCTATTTTGGATGAGGTGCGCGAGCAGACGGCCAAACACCAAGCCCAGCTCACGTTGAGCATCGGCATTGGCGCCGGCGTATCCCCACTGCCAGAACTTGGGACGCTTGCGCAATCGAGCTTGGATTTGGCGCTCGGGCGCGGCGGCGATCAAGTAGCGATCAAACACGGAAACGGAAAAGTGAAGTTTTACGGTGGAAAAACGAACCCGATGGAAAAGCGGACACGCGTCCGCGCCCGCGTCATTTCCCATGCGCTTCGCGAGCTCATCGCTGAAAGCGATAGGGTGCTCATTATGGGGCATAAATATCCGGATATGGACGCGCTCGGGGCGGCGATTGGCATTTTAAAGGTCGTTCAATCAAACCAAAAGGAAGGGTTTATTGTTGTTGACCAGGCAAAAACGGATGCAGGTGCGCAACGGCTGCTCGAAGAAATGAGAAAACATGCTGATTTATGGTCGAGATGCATCAAACCGGAGCAGGCGCTTGAGCTCGTGACAGAAGATACGCTGCTCATCGTCGTGGATACGCACCGTCCGTCGCTTGTCATTGAAGAACGGCTGCTGTACCGCACGGATCATATCGTCGTCATCGATCATCATCGTCGCGGCGAAGAGTTTATTGAAGCGCCGATTCTCGTCTACATGGAGCCGTACGCTTCATCGACATCGGAATTGGTCACCGAGCTGCTTGAGTACCAGCCGAAGCGGGTGAAGCTGTCGATGCTGGAGGCGACGGCGCTTCTTGCCGGCATCGTCGTTGACACAAAGAGTTTTACGCTCCGCACCGGTTCCCGCACGTTCGATGCGGCGTCGTATTTGCGCGCCCAAGGAGCGGATACGGTGCTTGTGCAAAAATTGCTGCGGGAAAGCGTAACGAATTACGTCAGACGGGCGAAATTGATCGAGCGGACGGTGATTGATGAACACGGCATCGCCATCGCCAAGGGGGGCGAGAACGAGGTGCACGATCAAGTGTTGATCGCGCAAACCGCCGATACGCTTCTGACGCTGAGCGGCGTCGCCGCCTCTTTCGTCATTTCCAAGCGGGCAGATGGGACGGTCGGCATCAGCGCCCGCTCGCTTGGCGACATCAACGTGCAAGTCATTATGGAGAAGTTGGGCGGGGGCGGACATTTGACAAACGCTGCCGCCCAACTGTCCGAGGTGACGGTCGGAGAGGCGGAGCGGCAACTGCGCGAAGCCATTCATGACTATTTTGAGGGGGGTAAGCCATCATGA
- the rpsR gene encoding BS21, with protein MAGRKGGRGKRRKVCYFTANNITHIDYKDVDLLKKFISERGKILPRRVTGTSAKYQRKLTVAIKRARQMALLPYVADE; from the coding sequence ATGGCAGGACGGAAAGGCGGTCGTGGCAAACGCCGCAAAGTATGTTATTTCACGGCAAACAACATCACGCACATCGACTACAAAGACGTTGATTTGCTGAAAAAATTCATCTCTGAACGCGGCAAAATTTTACCGCGCCGTGTGACGGGAACGAGCGCGAAATATCAGCGCAAACTGACGGTCGCAATCAAACGGGCGCGCCAAATGGCGCTGTTGCCGTACGTTGCCGATGAGTGA
- the dnaC_2 gene encoding Replicative DNA helicase codes for MSELFSERIPPQSIEAEQAVLGAVFLDPAALVPASEILIPEDFYRAAHQKIFHAMLRVADRGEPVDLVTVTAELAASEQLEEIGGVSYLSELADAVPTAANVEYYARIVEEKSVLRRLIRTATSIAQDGYTREDEIDVLLDEAERKIMEVSQRKHSGAFKNIKDILVQTYDNIEMLHNRNGEITGIPTGFTELDRMTSGFQRSDLIIVAARPSVGKTAFALNIAQNVATKTNENVAIFSLEMSAQQLVMRMLCAEGNINAQNLRTGKLTPEDWGKLTMAMGSLSNAGIYIDDTPSIRVSDIRAKCRRLKQESGLGMIVIDYLQLIQGSGRSKENRQQEVSEISRSLKALARELEVPVIALSQLSRSVEQRQDKRPMMSDIRESGSIEQDADIVAFLYRDDYYNKDSENKNIIEIIIAKQRNGPVGTVQLAFIKEYNKFVNLERRFDEAQIPPGA; via the coding sequence ATGAGCGAGCTGTTTTCAGAACGAATTCCTCCACAAAGCATTGAAGCTGAGCAAGCGGTGCTTGGCGCCGTATTTTTGGATCCCGCTGCGTTAGTGCCTGCTTCGGAAATTTTAATCCCAGAGGATTTTTACCGTGCAGCCCATCAAAAAATTTTTCACGCCATGCTTCGCGTCGCCGACAGGGGGGAGCCGGTCGATTTGGTGACGGTGACGGCGGAACTCGCCGCTTCCGAGCAGCTTGAGGAAATCGGCGGCGTCTCCTACTTAAGCGAGCTCGCCGACGCCGTGCCGACAGCGGCCAACGTCGAATATTACGCCCGCATCGTCGAGGAAAAATCGGTGCTGCGCCGCCTCATCCGCACAGCGACATCGATCGCGCAAGACGGATATACAAGGGAAGACGAGATCGACGTTTTGCTTGATGAAGCTGAGCGCAAAATTATGGAGGTTTCCCAACGGAAGCATTCGGGCGCCTTTAAAAATATTAAGGACATTCTCGTGCAAACGTATGACAATATTGAGATGCTCCATAACCGGAATGGGGAAATCACCGGCATCCCGACCGGGTTCACCGAGCTTGACCGGATGACGTCCGGTTTTCAGCGGAGCGATTTGATTATCGTGGCCGCCCGACCGTCGGTTGGGAAAACAGCGTTCGCCTTAAATATTGCCCAAAATGTAGCGACGAAAACGAATGAAAATGTCGCCATTTTCAGTTTGGAGATGAGCGCCCAGCAGCTGGTGATGCGGATGCTTTGTGCAGAAGGCAACATTAACGCGCAAAACTTGCGCACCGGCAAATTGACGCCGGAAGACTGGGGCAAGCTGACGATGGCGATGGGGAGTTTATCGAACGCCGGCATTTATATCGACGACACGCCGAGCATCCGCGTCAGCGACATTCGCGCCAAATGCCGCCGGCTTAAGCAGGAAAGCGGGCTCGGCATGATTGTCATCGATTATTTGCAGCTCATTCAAGGGAGCGGACGCAGCAAAGAAAATCGCCAACAGGAAGTATCGGAAATTTCCCGCTCGCTGAAGGCGCTCGCCCGCGAGCTTGAAGTGCCGGTCATCGCCTTGTCGCAGCTGTCGCGCAGCGTCGAGCAGCGCCAAGACAAACGGCCGATGATGTCCGATATTCGTGAATCCGGAAGCATTGAGCAAGACGCCGACATTGTCGCCTTTTTGTACCGCGATGACTATTACAACAAAGATTCTGAGAACAAAAACATCATTGAAATCATTATTGCCAAACAGCGCAATGGTCCAGTCGGAACGGTGCAGCTCGCTTTTATTAAAGAGTATAATAAGTTTGTCAACCTAGAGCGCCGCTTCGATGAGGCGCAAATTCCGCCGGGGGCGTAA
- the ssb gene encoding Helix-destabilizing protein, giving the protein MINRVILVGRLTKDPELRYTPSGVAVATFTLAVNRPFTNQQGEREADFIQCVVWRRQAENVANFLKKGSLAGVDGRLQTRSYENQEGRRVYVTEVVADNVQFLEPKGSNEQRGAAAGGYYGDPFPFGQDQNHRHSSEKGVGRLDDDPFANDGQPIDISDDDLPF; this is encoded by the coding sequence ATGATTAACCGCGTCATTTTGGTCGGCAGGTTAACGAAAGATCCGGAGTTGCGCTACACTCCAAGCGGAGTGGCTGTTGCCACGTTCACGCTCGCGGTTAACCGCCCGTTTACGAATCAGCAGGGCGAGCGGGAGGCGGATTTTATTCAATGCGTCGTTTGGCGCCGCCAAGCGGAAAACGTCGCCAACTTCTTGAAAAAAGGGAGCTTGGCCGGGGTTGACGGCCGGCTGCAAACCCGCAGCTATGAAAACCAGGAAGGCCGACGCGTGTATGTGACGGAAGTGGTGGCTGACAACGTCCAATTTCTTGAGCCAAAAGGAAGCAATGAGCAGCGTGGGGCAGCAGCAGGCGGCTACTATGGGGATCCGTTCCCATTCGGACAAGATCAGAACCACCGTCATTCAAGTGAGAAAGGGGTTGGCCGCCTCGATGACGATCCTTTTGCCAATGACGGCCAGCCGATTGATATTTCCGACGATGATTTGCCGTTTTGA
- the rplI gene encoding BL17, with protein sequence MKVIFLKDVKGKGKKGEIKNVADGYANNFLFKQGLAIEATPANLKALEAQKQKEQRQAAEELANAKKLKEQLEKLTVTIPAKAGEGGRLFGSITSKQIAESLQAQHGLKLDKRKIELADAIRALGYTNVPVKLHPEVTATLKVHVTEQK encoded by the coding sequence ATGAAGGTCATCTTTTTAAAGGATGTCAAAGGAAAAGGGAAAAAAGGGGAAATCAAAAACGTCGCCGACGGCTATGCTAACAACTTCTTATTTAAACAAGGGCTGGCCATTGAAGCGACGCCAGCCAATTTAAAAGCGCTCGAGGCGCAAAAACAAAAAGAGCAGCGCCAGGCGGCCGAGGAGCTGGCGAATGCGAAAAAATTGAAAGAACAGCTTGAGAAGCTGACAGTAACCATTCCAGCAAAGGCAGGCGAAGGCGGCCGTTTGTTCGGCTCGATTACGAGCAAACAAATCGCCGAGTCGCTGCAAGCCCAACACGGCTTGAAGCTCGACAAGCGCAAAATTGAGCTTGCCGATGCCATTCGCGCGCTTGGATACACGAACGTGCCGGTGAAACTCCACCCAGAGGTAACGGCGACGCTGAAAGTGCATGTGACAGAACAAAAATAA
- a CDS encoding Predicted membrane protein, whose amino-acid sequence MRKTHALTEAAIELALFAVLFLMALYVPVIGFVAALFLALPFMVFTMRHGLAPAWLLLVAALVVSSLIGSFLSLPMALMFGTVGITVGAMLAKQKNRYLIWLVGALVFLANIVLDYIISIQFFQVDMIRDTLGLVRESFDTAMRMMEAMGQKPPAGMQKQLEQGIELIGYMVPTLFVIAALALAYVTIMVSLPIMKRLKLPVGTWPPFRELSLPKSVLWIYIIVLVLSMFPFAEGTFPYIAVLNLSYVLQLAMAVQGFSFLYYAAYKKGIAKGVVIAGTVVCLFLPFLLYLVAIFGIIDLGFDLRRRI is encoded by the coding sequence TTGCGGAAAACACACGCCCTCACTGAAGCAGCCATCGAACTCGCGCTGTTTGCCGTTTTGTTTTTGATGGCGTTGTACGTGCCGGTGATCGGCTTTGTCGCTGCCCTGTTTTTAGCGCTTCCATTTATGGTGTTTACGATGCGTCACGGGCTTGCCCCTGCCTGGTTGCTGCTCGTTGCGGCTCTCGTTGTCTCCAGCCTTATCGGTTCGTTTTTGTCGCTGCCGATGGCGCTTATGTTTGGCACTGTCGGCATAACGGTCGGCGCGATGTTGGCGAAACAGAAAAACCGCTATCTCATCTGGCTTGTCGGCGCCCTCGTGTTTTTAGCCAACATCGTGCTTGATTACATCATTTCGATTCAATTTTTCCAAGTTGACATGATCCGGGATACGCTTGGTTTAGTGCGCGAGTCGTTTGATACGGCGATGCGCATGATGGAAGCGATGGGCCAAAAGCCGCCAGCTGGGATGCAAAAGCAGCTTGAACAAGGAATCGAACTGATCGGCTACATGGTTCCGACGCTGTTTGTCATCGCTGCGTTGGCGCTCGCCTACGTGACCATCATGGTCTCGCTGCCCATTATGAAGCGGCTGAAGCTCCCGGTCGGCACGTGGCCGCCGTTTCGTGAGCTCTCCTTGCCAAAAAGCGTGCTATGGATCTACATCATTGTGCTTGTTCTTTCCATGTTTCCGTTTGCCGAGGGAACTTTCCCTTATATTGCTGTATTGAACCTCTCTTATGTGCTGCAGCTTGCCATGGCAGTACAAGGATTTTCGTTTTTGTATTACGCCGCCTACAAAAAAGGCATTGCGAAAGGCGTGGTGATCGCTGGGACGGTTGTTTGTTTATTCCTGCCTTTTCTACTTTATCTTGTGGCGATATTCGGTATAATTGATTTAGGATTTGATTTGCGCCGCCGCATATAA
- the rpsF gene encoding BS9, translating to MRKYEIMYIIRPNMDDEARQALVERFNNVLKENGAEITNVTDWGKRRLAYEIEKYRDGYYMIVNVTAEPKAVQEFDRLARISEDIIRHIVVKEEE from the coding sequence GTGAGAAAATACGAAATCATGTACATCATCCGCCCGAACATGGACGATGAAGCAAGACAAGCTCTCGTCGAGCGGTTTAACAACGTGTTGAAAGAAAACGGTGCGGAGATTACGAATGTGACGGATTGGGGCAAACGCCGTTTAGCCTATGAAATTGAAAAATATCGCGACGGCTACTACATGATTGTCAACGTCACGGCAGAGCCGAAAGCGGTGCAAGAATTTGACCGTTTAGCGCGCATCAGCGAAGACATTATCCGCCATATCGTTGTGAAAGAAGAAGAATAA
- the yycF gene encoding Transcriptional regulatory protein YycF has translation MEKRILVVDDEKPIADILQFNLQKEGYEVICAYDGEEALQKVEETMPDLILLDIMLPLKDGMEVCREVRKKYDMPIIMLTAKDSEIDKVLGLELGADDYVTKPFSTRELLARVKANLRRHAQTANQEEVENETNEIVIGPLVIRPDAYVVQKRGETIELTHREFELLHYLAKHIGQVMTREHLLQTVWGYDYYGDVRTVDVTVRRLREKIEDNPSHPSWIVTRRGVGYYLRNPEQES, from the coding sequence ATGGAAAAACGCATTTTAGTTGTTGACGACGAAAAACCGATTGCCGATATTTTGCAATTTAACTTACAAAAAGAAGGGTACGAAGTCATCTGCGCCTATGACGGCGAGGAAGCGCTGCAAAAAGTGGAAGAAACGATGCCGGATTTGATTTTATTGGATATTATGCTGCCGCTGAAAGACGGCATGGAAGTATGCCGCGAGGTGCGGAAAAAATACGACATGCCGATCATCATGCTGACGGCGAAAGATTCCGAGATTGATAAAGTGCTTGGTTTGGAGCTGGGGGCGGACGATTATGTGACAAAGCCGTTCAGCACGCGCGAGCTGCTGGCGCGGGTCAAAGCGAACTTGCGCCGCCATGCGCAAACAGCCAACCAAGAGGAAGTGGAGAATGAAACGAATGAAATCGTCATCGGGCCGCTTGTCATCCGTCCAGATGCGTACGTCGTGCAAAAACGGGGGGAGACGATCGAGTTGACCCATCGCGAATTTGAACTGCTCCACTATTTGGCGAAACATATCGGCCAAGTGATGACGCGCGAACACTTGCTGCAAACGGTTTGGGGCTACGACTATTACGGCGATGTGCGCACGGTCGATGTGACGGTAAGAAGGCTGCGTGAAAAAATCGAAGACAACCCTTCCCATCCGTCGTGGATCGTCACAAGACGGGGCGTCGGCTATTATTTGCGCAACCCGGAACAGGAGTCATGA
- the purA gene encoding Adenylosuccinate synthetase — MSSVVVVGTQWGDEGKGKITDFLSENAEVIARYQGGNNAGHTIVFNGERYKLHLIPSGIFYKDKICVIGNGMVVDPKALVAELSYLHERGVSTDNLRISNRAHVILPYHLKLDGLEEERKGANKIGTTKKGIGPAYMDKAARIGIRIIDLLDRDVFAEKLARNLEEKNMLFEKVYGAEGFRFEDIFEEYYEYGQQIAKYVCDTSVVLNNALDEGRRVLFEGAQGVMLDIDQGTYPFVTSSNPVAGGVTIGAGVGPTKIKHVVGVAKAYTTRVGDGPFPTELHDEIGDRIREVGREYGTTTGRPRRVGWFDSVVVRHARRVSGITDLSLNSIDVLTGIETLKICVAYRYRGEVIEEFPASLKVLAECEPIYEELPGWTEDITGVRSLDELPANARHYVERISQLTGIPLSIFSVGPDRSQTNVVRSVYA, encoded by the coding sequence ATGTCGTCAGTCGTTGTTGTCGGCACGCAATGGGGCGATGAAGGAAAAGGGAAAATTACAGACTTTTTATCGGAAAACGCGGAAGTCATTGCCCGGTACCAGGGAGGGAACAACGCCGGACACACGATCGTGTTTAACGGAGAGCGGTATAAGCTTCACTTAATCCCGTCGGGCATTTTTTATAAAGACAAAATTTGCGTCATCGGCAACGGCATGGTCGTTGATCCGAAAGCGCTTGTCGCCGAGCTTTCCTATTTGCATGAGCGCGGCGTTTCGACCGATAATTTGCGCATCAGCAACCGCGCCCATGTCATTTTGCCGTATCATTTGAAATTGGATGGGCTTGAGGAAGAGCGGAAAGGCGCCAATAAAATCGGCACGACGAAAAAAGGAATCGGGCCGGCGTACATGGATAAAGCAGCGCGCATCGGCATCCGCATCATCGATTTGCTCGACCGCGATGTGTTTGCGGAAAAGCTGGCCCGCAACTTGGAAGAGAAAAACATGTTGTTCGAAAAAGTGTACGGTGCCGAAGGGTTCCGCTTCGAGGACATTTTTGAAGAGTATTACGAGTATGGCCAGCAAATCGCAAAATACGTCTGTGATACATCGGTCGTATTGAACAACGCGCTTGATGAAGGACGCCGCGTCCTGTTTGAAGGAGCGCAAGGCGTCATGCTCGATATCGACCAAGGGACGTACCCGTTTGTTACGTCTTCCAACCCGGTGGCCGGCGGGGTGACGATCGGTGCTGGCGTTGGCCCGACGAAAATCAAGCACGTCGTCGGAGTGGCAAAAGCCTATACGACGCGCGTCGGCGATGGGCCGTTCCCGACCGAGCTGCATGATGAAATCGGCGACCGCATTCGTGAAGTGGGCCGCGAATATGGGACGACAACCGGCCGTCCGCGCCGCGTCGGCTGGTTTGACAGCGTCGTCGTTCGCCATGCCCGCCGGGTGAGCGGCATCACCGACTTGTCGCTTAACTCGATCGATGTGTTGACCGGCATTGAAACGTTGAAAATTTGCGTCGCCTACCGATATCGCGGTGAAGTGATCGAGGAGTTTCCAGCCAGCTTAAAAGTTTTGGCGGAATGCGAGCCGATTTACGAAGAGCTGCCGGGCTGGACGGAAGATATCACCGGGGTGAGAAGCTTGGACGAGCTGCCGGCCAATGCCCGCCACTATGTCGAACGCATTTCCCAGCTCACCGGCATCCCGCTTTCGATTTTCTCTGTCGGTCCGGACCGCTCGCAAACGAACGTCGTCCGCAGCGTTTATGCATAA